The proteins below are encoded in one region of Sphingobacterium sp. R2:
- a CDS encoding TolC family protein, whose amino-acid sequence MNKNKLYHYTGFALFLLSLAACKPLEIKQRTENKNVPEKYSNAESDTLNTGKINWKNYFKDPNLQGLIGQALANNQELHIMLQEIQIAQNEVSAKKGEYLPSVGVKVGAGVDKVSRYTNIGAMEKNTEIEPGREMPEPLFDFGVGVQAQWETDIWGKLHNATKAQLQRYFASVEGKNFMVTHLIAEIADSYYELLALDNELLVINENVKIQNNALAVVNDLKKNARSNKLAVKRFEAQILKTQGMQYDIKQKITETENRINYLVGRFPQPVQRDQQSFDKLVPQTVYAGIPADLLENRPDIKQAEYELAASKLDIKSAKARFYPSLDIAAGVGFQAFDPTYLIKPESFLSSLVGELTAPLINKRAIKAAYYSANARQVQAVYHYEQTILAAYIEVANQLSKIKNLENGLQIKTKEVDALNESIGISNDLFKYARADYMEVLLTQRDALESKFELVEKKVNQLKASVAIYRSLGGGWDHQ is encoded by the coding sequence ATGAATAAGAATAAATTATATCACTATACAGGTTTCGCGCTTTTCTTGCTTAGTCTTGCGGCCTGCAAACCACTTGAAATAAAACAACGTACTGAAAATAAAAACGTACCTGAGAAATATAGTAATGCTGAAAGCGACACCTTGAATACTGGAAAAATCAATTGGAAAAACTATTTTAAGGACCCCAACTTACAAGGACTCATCGGGCAGGCATTGGCAAACAACCAGGAGCTACATATTATGCTTCAGGAAATTCAAATTGCCCAAAACGAGGTAAGTGCCAAAAAAGGTGAATATCTACCTTCTGTTGGTGTAAAAGTTGGTGCCGGAGTCGACAAAGTGAGTCGTTACACGAACATTGGAGCGATGGAAAAGAATACAGAAATCGAACCCGGCCGTGAAATGCCTGAACCGCTATTTGATTTTGGAGTAGGTGTACAAGCACAATGGGAAACAGATATCTGGGGTAAACTCCATAACGCAACGAAGGCTCAGTTACAGCGGTATTTTGCAAGTGTAGAAGGCAAAAACTTTATGGTCACTCATCTGATCGCTGAAATTGCAGATTCCTACTATGAACTCCTTGCACTCGACAATGAACTCCTAGTTATCAATGAGAATGTAAAGATTCAAAACAATGCGCTGGCTGTCGTCAATGACTTGAAGAAAAATGCACGATCCAATAAGCTTGCCGTCAAAAGATTTGAAGCCCAGATATTGAAAACCCAAGGTATGCAATATGATATCAAGCAGAAAATCACAGAAACAGAAAATAGAATAAACTACCTTGTTGGAAGATTCCCGCAGCCGGTTCAAAGGGATCAACAATCATTTGATAAGCTTGTTCCGCAAACCGTTTATGCAGGCATCCCGGCCGATCTCTTGGAGAACAGGCCAGATATTAAGCAGGCGGAGTATGAACTTGCTGCATCCAAACTGGATATTAAATCGGCCAAAGCCCGCTTTTACCCGTCTTTGGACATTGCGGCAGGAGTAGGTTTTCAAGCTTTTGATCCGACTTATCTCATTAAGCCAGAATCTTTTCTTTCTTCCCTCGTTGGTGAACTCACCGCCCCTCTGATCAACAAACGGGCAATTAAAGCCGCTTATTACAGCGCAAATGCACGACAGGTTCAGGCTGTTTACCATTATGAGCAAACCATATTGGCTGCTTATATTGAAGTTGCAAACCAACTCTCTAAAATTAAAAACCTGGAGAATGGCCTACAAATTAAGACCAAGGAAGTGGATGCATTAAATGAGTCTATCGGTATTTCCAACGACCTTTTTAAATACGCCCGCGCAGATTATATGGAAGTTCTACTAACGCAACGCGATGCCCTGGAATCCAAATTTGAGCTTGTGGAGAAGAAGGTCAACCAACTCAAAGCGAGCGTAGCCATATACAGATCCCTGGGGGGTGGATGGGATCATCAATAG
- a CDS encoding alpha-2-macroglobulin family protein, protein MKWKSFVVCFLAVLYASVLCGQSSLFDSPRGSADYYIYKLSPEILKKIHLDGRKFDEAMLSDFIVKYKVGDSNPVLPRGNYVEVRANGTDLMYRELISDNLYVKIIPAKAFAICLYDSLGTIIKDAQVKVNGRRMSLDKKFHYYTAANANTDDIVSIEHQGVYHYLTVERVWPYKDKVLLWKKISNRWLRTRLKIQRIFHKKETGGTESFMVFNKPMYKPNEQVKFKAYLEKTKWKPYRDSIVVRLTGGYGYAKDTILARLAPYRPGMYNFAFDLKGLGLTLDRNYWISLESPKTKLVLHRQHFRYEDYELKSLSFTMTSEKTDYAKGDSVRLKLKAVNENDMPIYDGKVDLQVVASPVLIHTLKANKVNFIPDTLWKRSVSLADVAEKEIVLPDSIFPPDIGISFRVIGTYLSSDNERIARSLDLRRLNREKEIRVTVKDGQASLNYVEKGIEQPASAELKIFGEHDEVLKAENLSLPNLVSIPWQAKKLVVKSNGFSKSVDLEEQQQVQLNYQFYRTVDSVLLHVGNPASIPFWYQVHRGGRMIAAGYETELNRAFLARGKEGYSLEITYLFGGKSKVIREELPYVEKNLNLEVNTATTVYPGQKALFEFFVTDKKGKPLKDVDITAYGFTSKFKSAGSPKITVGGLMRRAAVGQNLHVSLDDDEKVYQGALQDYEKWSKVMQLDTMPFYQFLNPDVYFQESLPLNAVKSQVSPYIVVNGAVQGIHLVWIDGVLTYAKQDQQNNPTIFEVAPGQHDFRFRTKDRDIRVEGYYVEKGKKVIVSFNASRDTIGFDYPDKARRKGHISVLRLPKEQQSKLFDKEVAELKRQLITVTNNFGAWQLPNSNVLIERPAYIQTAGDLYYLNPVQRSVYNNRLQKQVPIPLMAGPFPRTEMYNGVSKIGTLMVDTAKIGRFEIEGGYQYSIYKNYQKQKSWDGNLIRLDLYDYKPSLDFREKVWSIEDIKANVEQRFRETMQNSAGLAQFATVKREHENAGFKLNLMLGNDASQKSIRPTLIFIEPTNVAERMYFRLFYGGHRTFGDLPVGDVTLHIVQDDSTSFSLPVKLKAHGMNYLKLDSIQWSKTSQAARLAYKLVRDEIILRTVDNPLRDAIQAAQENDLQSLKINRDDFSARRESSTAARILVYDGDTPLIGTKVLDRETKKQYFTSFDGSLEIELSNNKNTVLEIVALGYNTATVKVSSGKDYFVELKPSENELDEVIVMGYGVQKRQSLTAAVQSIDARMDGVTTAMLQGAVAGIRIRGAASPSPSDKPLILVDGLPFEGDISSIDPASIASFNVIKDQSMLALYGARAANGVVMVQLKAGTAAVVKGAADMPYLESGNTMRVNFHDDAFWQPKLTTDAQGRAHFEATYPDDITNWRTFFIAKGGENFADMKELNVKSFKAVSAHLATPRFAIRGDQFTAMGRVVNYVSDSLQLARTINNGLTTQEAKLNIAKSYRDRISVIANQGDSIQLSYSIGMSNGYFDGEKRSIPIFEKGLEQHEGDFKVLNGAAEYVLKTSPALGEITFHAEANSLEFLQREIESIDRYKFLCNEQMASKLSALLSKKVLTKLIGKPFTEDKKIRDLLKELQKNKNANQGWGWWNKSETVTWISNYVIGVLLDAREAGYQVEIDTESYAEREKALLKSSLASLDFLLDKDQLHGAKENLFSSVLYLLRLDPKTDYKNYFFEIDTKLKSKTIKDKLLKYLLISKLGLKDSHAADTILKYASKTILGGLYWTSGTTTDQKGRFFMRPTETNTENTLLAYHVLRSIGGHDSDLENIRNYFFAQRQQNQWYNIYESSRIIRSILPDLLKEGESFQAPVMVINGKRITTFPYTQSFKSDEQIKVRKEGTGPGFVTAYQHFWNPDPAVEKEKGLAVTTRFKDNGATVAALKEGKPVKLEASVTLTGEAEYVQIEVPIPAGCSYETKTNGYYRIEAHREHFKDRVVIFCNKLGKGTHTFEIELLPRYTGTYTVNPAKAELMYFPTYYGNEKMKEIVVE, encoded by the coding sequence ATGAAATGGAAATCATTTGTAGTATGCTTTTTAGCTGTGTTGTATGCTTCTGTACTTTGTGGACAATCGAGCTTATTCGATAGTCCACGCGGTTCTGCTGACTATTATATTTATAAGCTAAGCCCTGAGATTTTAAAAAAGATTCATTTGGATGGAAGAAAATTCGATGAAGCCATGCTCAGCGATTTTATTGTAAAATATAAGGTTGGAGACTCAAATCCGGTGTTACCACGTGGTAACTATGTAGAGGTCCGCGCTAATGGAACAGATCTCATGTATCGGGAGTTGATCAGCGATAACCTATATGTCAAAATTATTCCTGCGAAAGCTTTTGCGATTTGTCTATACGATTCTTTGGGAACGATTATAAAAGATGCGCAGGTAAAAGTGAACGGACGTCGCATGTCACTCGATAAAAAGTTCCATTATTATACAGCTGCCAATGCAAATACTGACGATATCGTCAGTATTGAACATCAGGGTGTCTATCATTATCTGACTGTAGAAAGGGTCTGGCCCTATAAAGATAAGGTGTTATTATGGAAAAAAATCAGCAACCGCTGGCTCAGAACTCGGTTGAAAATTCAGCGGATCTTTCATAAAAAAGAAACTGGTGGTACAGAAAGCTTTATGGTTTTTAATAAACCGATGTATAAACCAAATGAGCAAGTTAAATTTAAAGCGTATCTGGAGAAAACAAAATGGAAACCTTACCGTGATTCTATCGTCGTACGTCTAACGGGAGGATATGGTTATGCGAAGGATACCATTTTGGCTCGCCTAGCGCCTTATCGTCCGGGCATGTATAACTTCGCATTTGATTTGAAGGGGTTGGGCCTTACTCTGGATAGAAATTATTGGATTTCTTTGGAATCTCCGAAAACCAAACTAGTCTTGCATCGACAGCATTTCCGATATGAAGACTATGAGCTAAAAAGTCTGAGCTTTACTATGACTTCTGAAAAGACAGATTATGCCAAAGGAGACAGCGTGCGGCTGAAACTTAAAGCAGTAAATGAAAATGATATGCCCATATACGATGGGAAAGTCGATTTACAGGTGGTGGCTAGTCCAGTTTTGATACATACTTTAAAAGCCAATAAGGTCAATTTTATTCCAGATACATTATGGAAAAGAAGTGTTTCGCTTGCAGATGTGGCAGAAAAGGAGATTGTATTACCGGATTCAATTTTTCCGCCTGACATTGGTATTTCCTTTCGCGTTATTGGTACTTATTTAAGTTCGGATAATGAAAGAATAGCGCGAAGCCTTGATCTCCGTAGGCTCAACCGCGAAAAGGAAATCCGTGTTACGGTCAAAGATGGACAAGCATCGCTGAACTATGTGGAAAAGGGCATTGAGCAACCAGCATCTGCTGAGCTCAAGATATTTGGAGAACATGATGAAGTGCTGAAGGCTGAAAATTTAAGCTTACCAAATCTGGTTTCAATACCTTGGCAGGCCAAAAAACTTGTTGTCAAATCGAATGGTTTTAGTAAAAGTGTTGATCTGGAGGAACAACAGCAGGTCCAACTAAATTATCAATTTTACCGCACTGTAGATTCGGTACTATTGCATGTCGGCAACCCTGCTAGTATTCCATTTTGGTATCAAGTTCATCGTGGTGGTCGTATGATTGCTGCAGGCTATGAAACCGAATTGAATCGCGCATTTTTAGCTCGTGGAAAAGAGGGGTACAGCTTGGAGATCACCTACCTTTTTGGAGGAAAATCCAAAGTTATTCGTGAGGAATTGCCCTATGTGGAGAAAAATTTAAATTTGGAAGTTAATACCGCCACGACAGTATATCCGGGGCAGAAGGCTTTGTTCGAATTTTTTGTTACGGATAAGAAGGGCAAACCCTTGAAAGATGTCGATATTACAGCCTATGGTTTTACCTCAAAGTTTAAGTCAGCCGGGTCGCCAAAAATTACCGTCGGCGGGCTGATGCGCAGGGCGGCGGTCGGGCAAAACCTTCATGTTAGTTTGGATGATGATGAAAAAGTTTATCAGGGAGCGCTGCAAGATTATGAGAAATGGTCTAAAGTAATGCAGTTGGATACAATGCCCTTTTATCAGTTTTTAAATCCAGACGTCTATTTTCAGGAGTCTCTTCCGCTCAATGCCGTTAAGAGTCAGGTATCCCCTTACATTGTAGTAAACGGTGCTGTACAAGGGATTCATCTGGTTTGGATAGACGGCGTACTGACCTATGCTAAGCAAGATCAGCAAAATAATCCTACTATTTTTGAGGTTGCTCCAGGGCAGCATGATTTTAGGTTTAGAACCAAGGATCGTGACATTCGGGTAGAGGGGTATTATGTTGAAAAGGGAAAAAAGGTCATTGTTTCCTTTAATGCTTCACGAGATACGATTGGTTTTGATTACCCCGACAAAGCACGGAGAAAAGGCCATATTTCGGTTCTTCGATTGCCAAAAGAGCAACAGAGTAAGCTTTTCGATAAAGAAGTGGCCGAATTGAAACGACAGTTGATCACCGTGACCAACAATTTTGGAGCCTGGCAATTACCCAATAGTAATGTGCTGATCGAGCGACCAGCATATATCCAAACTGCTGGAGATCTCTATTACCTCAATCCGGTACAGCGAAGCGTTTACAATAATAGGTTGCAGAAACAGGTTCCCATTCCGCTGATGGCAGGGCCATTTCCAAGAACAGAAATGTATAATGGTGTGTCCAAAATAGGTACGCTTATGGTGGATACAGCGAAAATTGGCCGGTTTGAAATTGAGGGCGGCTATCAATATAGCATCTATAAAAACTATCAAAAGCAAAAAAGCTGGGATGGTAATCTTATCCGGCTGGATCTGTATGATTATAAACCAAGTTTAGATTTTCGGGAGAAAGTATGGTCGATAGAGGATATCAAGGCAAATGTAGAGCAGCGTTTTAGGGAGACGATGCAAAACAGTGCTGGACTTGCACAGTTTGCTACGGTGAAAAGAGAACATGAAAATGCTGGTTTTAAACTTAATTTAATGTTGGGCAATGATGCTTCACAAAAAAGCATTCGACCTACATTGATCTTTATCGAGCCGACGAATGTAGCGGAGCGAATGTATTTTCGCCTGTTTTACGGTGGACATCGAACTTTTGGAGATCTTCCGGTCGGCGATGTTACTTTGCATATTGTACAGGATGATTCAACTTCCTTTAGTTTGCCCGTCAAGCTCAAAGCGCATGGAATGAATTATTTGAAACTAGATTCTATCCAATGGAGTAAGACCTCCCAAGCAGCTCGGTTAGCTTACAAACTTGTACGGGATGAAATTATTCTGCGTACCGTGGATAATCCATTACGCGATGCTATCCAGGCTGCACAAGAAAACGATCTGCAGAGCTTAAAAATCAACCGGGATGATTTTAGCGCGCGAAGAGAGAGCAGCACGGCTGCGCGGATTTTGGTTTATGACGGTGATACGCCTTTAATTGGTACTAAAGTGCTTGATCGGGAGACGAAAAAGCAATATTTTACCAGTTTTGACGGTAGTTTGGAAATTGAGCTCTCCAACAATAAAAATACGGTACTTGAGATCGTAGCATTAGGGTACAATACCGCTACAGTTAAAGTCTCCAGTGGCAAAGATTATTTCGTGGAATTAAAGCCAAGCGAAAATGAATTGGACGAAGTGATTGTGATGGGATATGGCGTCCAGAAAAGACAATCATTGACTGCGGCAGTGCAATCGATCGATGCTAGGATGGATGGGGTGACTACGGCTATGTTACAGGGTGCGGTAGCGGGAATTCGAATTCGTGGAGCTGCGAGCCCTTCCCCTAGCGATAAGCCGTTAATTTTAGTGGATGGGCTTCCTTTTGAGGGTGATATTTCAAGTATTGATCCTGCTAGCATCGCGTCATTTAATGTGATTAAAGACCAATCCATGCTTGCCCTATATGGTGCTCGTGCTGCCAATGGTGTAGTGATGGTTCAGCTGAAAGCCGGAACTGCTGCAGTAGTGAAGGGTGCGGCGGATATGCCCTATTTGGAATCTGGAAATACGATGCGTGTAAACTTTCACGATGATGCATTCTGGCAGCCAAAGCTCACGACCGATGCTCAGGGAAGAGCTCATTTTGAAGCGACTTATCCGGATGATATTACGAATTGGCGAACATTCTTTATTGCTAAAGGAGGTGAAAATTTCGCCGACATGAAAGAGCTAAATGTCAAATCCTTTAAAGCTGTTTCGGCACATCTGGCAACTCCCCGATTTGCCATCAGAGGTGACCAGTTTACCGCCATGGGACGGGTTGTTAATTATGTTAGCGATAGCTTACAGCTCGCGCGTACCATCAACAATGGGTTAACAACGCAGGAGGCAAAGTTGAACATTGCGAAGTCCTATCGGGATCGTATATCGGTCATTGCCAATCAAGGTGACAGTATTCAGCTGTCTTATTCGATCGGAATGTCCAACGGATATTTTGATGGTGAAAAACGAAGCATTCCGATATTTGAAAAGGGGCTTGAACAGCATGAAGGAGATTTTAAAGTGCTCAACGGTGCGGCAGAATATGTGCTTAAAACTTCTCCGGCGCTAGGCGAGATCACCTTTCATGCCGAAGCAAATTCGCTGGAATTTTTACAACGCGAAATCGAATCGATCGATCGTTACAAATTTCTTTGCAATGAACAGATGGCCTCCAAATTAAGCGCATTGCTTTCGAAAAAGGTGCTAACTAAATTAATTGGAAAGCCCTTTACAGAGGATAAGAAAATAAGGGATCTCCTGAAAGAGTTACAGAAAAACAAAAATGCCAATCAGGGCTGGGGCTGGTGGAACAAGAGTGAAACTGTGACCTGGATCAGCAACTATGTGATCGGGGTACTGCTGGATGCGCGCGAAGCCGGATACCAGGTTGAGATCGATACGGAGAGCTATGCAGAACGTGAAAAGGCCCTATTGAAAAGCAGCTTGGCTTCGCTGGATTTTCTATTGGATAAAGATCAGCTTCACGGGGCCAAAGAGAATTTGTTTAGCTCCGTGCTATATCTACTCCGGTTGGATCCTAAAACCGATTACAAAAACTATTTCTTCGAAATTGATACAAAACTGAAAAGTAAAACCATCAAGGATAAACTGTTGAAATATCTCTTGATTTCAAAACTGGGTCTTAAAGATTCTCATGCGGCAGATACTATTCTTAAATACGCCTCAAAGACTATCTTAGGCGGGCTTTATTGGACTTCTGGAACTACAACAGATCAGAAAGGCAGATTTTTTATGCGACCTACGGAGACCAATACTGAGAATACACTGTTGGCTTATCATGTCTTAAGATCAATTGGTGGTCATGATTCGGATTTAGAAAATATCCGTAATTACTTTTTCGCGCAGCGGCAGCAAAACCAATGGTATAATATCTACGAATCTTCGCGTATCATACGAAGTATTCTTCCTGATTTACTGAAAGAGGGTGAGTCTTTCCAGGCACCGGTTATGGTCATCAATGGCAAACGTATCACGACATTTCCGTATACGCAAAGCTTTAAGTCGGATGAACAGATTAAAGTGCGGAAAGAAGGGACGGGGCCGGGGTTTGTGACAGCCTATCAACATTTTTGGAATCCAGATCCTGCCGTAGAAAAAGAAAAGGGGCTTGCCGTGACAACGCGATTTAAGGACAACGGTGCTACGGTAGCGGCGCTCAAGGAAGGAAAGCCTGTAAAACTTGAAGCAAGTGTAACGTTAACTGGTGAAGCGGAGTATGTGCAGATCGAAGTTCCGATACCGGCAGGATGTTCTTATGAAACCAAAACCAATGGATACTATAGAATCGAAGCGCACCGAGAGCATTTTAAAGATCGTGTTGTCATTTTTTGCAACAAACTGGGGAAAGGTACGCATACCTTTGAGATTGAACTTTTACCTCGTTATACCGGGACTTATACAGTCAATCCAGCGAAGGCTGAATTAATGTATTTCCCGACATACTATGGAAACGAGAAAATGAAAGAAATCGTGGTGGAGTAA
- a CDS encoding DinB family protein produces MNTLQQLKAELANEYQITRNFIALFPVGKNEYAPHQKSMKMMRLATHIVEVFEWPSTVLKTSELDFAKVPYVPTSLATSEDLLKKLDEAYQAGIDALEKAQELDLAGNWAIKNDGHILASWSKYEAIRHALNQITHHRAQLGVYYRLNDIPLPASYGPSADSQNF; encoded by the coding sequence ATGAATACGTTACAACAATTAAAAGCAGAGTTAGCGAATGAGTATCAAATTACAAGAAACTTTATCGCACTTTTTCCGGTTGGAAAGAATGAGTATGCACCACATCAGAAAAGTATGAAAATGATGCGTCTGGCAACTCACATAGTCGAGGTTTTTGAATGGCCAAGTACCGTTTTAAAAACCTCAGAACTTGATTTTGCCAAAGTTCCTTACGTCCCTACAAGCCTAGCGACATCCGAAGATCTTTTAAAAAAATTGGACGAAGCATACCAAGCGGGAATAGACGCCTTAGAAAAAGCGCAAGAGTTAGACTTGGCCGGAAACTGGGCAATTAAAAATGACGGCCATATATTGGCAAGTTGGAGCAAATATGAAGCGATTCGCCACGCATTAAATCAGATCACACATCACAGAGCACAATTAGGCGTGTATTATAGGCTCAACGATATTCCTTTACCAGCGAGTTATGGCCCCTCTGCGGATTCGCAGAATTTTTAG
- a CDS encoding RagB/SusD family nutrient uptake outer membrane protein: MKKTINNYTTLFSILALLSVGASSCGKGYLDEKPYSNYDATNVDPTTVENRLLGLHYNFAQLWGYSGRQGFLSCWQIGTDIASAGSTEGVENPFYQYADLNSENGGVSFLWEKCYAFINNANLIIDGVGDSNPKAAAEARFFRAYAYNMLVTLWGDVPLLTSSIKVPSFNYTRTAVAEIDKVIADDLNYAVKELPDLATASTASRINKDMARQLAAEAFLRIGMRDASYFAQAETMATAIINGGNYKLIEARYGKYLAEGGDYFRDMFRQGNMRRRQGNTEAIWTFELEYNREVNGGTIDNPQQRRVWQPAYHKWDGMVNADSLGGRGNGRLRLSNFMKYTVWKGLKGDIRNSNFNIRRTTNYNRPNFSAEIGVDADGYRVAKGAGTKNIVIKTGDKVVPFRTDSLEVWYPFPTKWGGYDPLDDFGYALVKDWPVMRFGETYLLRAEARLRQGNAAGAAEDINKLRDRSFKAARAESGNNQLGKVASSDLTVDFILDERARELISEENRRMTLVRTNKLKERILRNGDAGPANKITTGFQDYNALLPIPLSEIQLNNKDGDNLKQNMGYK, translated from the coding sequence ATGAAAAAGACGATTAACAATTATACCACCTTATTTTCCATATTGGCTTTGTTATCCGTAGGAGCCAGCTCTTGTGGTAAAGGCTATTTGGACGAGAAACCATATTCTAATTACGATGCAACGAATGTTGATCCGACGACAGTGGAGAACAGGTTGCTGGGTTTACATTATAACTTTGCCCAGCTTTGGGGCTACAGTGGCAGGCAAGGATTTCTTTCCTGTTGGCAGATCGGGACGGATATTGCGAGTGCTGGATCGACAGAGGGGGTTGAGAATCCTTTTTACCAATATGCCGATCTCAATTCAGAAAATGGAGGCGTAAGTTTCTTGTGGGAAAAATGCTATGCATTTATTAATAATGCCAACCTCATCATTGACGGAGTAGGCGATAGCAATCCGAAGGCCGCCGCTGAGGCACGATTTTTTCGCGCATACGCCTATAATATGCTGGTTACTTTGTGGGGAGATGTACCTCTGTTGACCAGCTCCATTAAAGTGCCTTCATTTAATTATACACGAACCGCTGTTGCTGAAATTGACAAGGTTATCGCCGATGATTTGAATTATGCCGTGAAAGAACTTCCTGATCTTGCTACAGCGAGTACAGCTAGCCGAATCAATAAGGATATGGCGAGACAGCTTGCTGCAGAAGCTTTTTTACGTATTGGTATGCGTGACGCAAGCTATTTTGCACAAGCTGAAACGATGGCAACCGCTATTATCAATGGTGGTAACTATAAGTTGATTGAGGCACGTTATGGCAAATACCTGGCCGAAGGTGGTGATTACTTTAGGGATATGTTTCGTCAGGGAAACATGCGCCGTAGGCAGGGAAATACCGAGGCCATCTGGACTTTTGAGTTGGAGTATAACCGAGAGGTTAATGGCGGTACAATAGATAACCCACAGCAGCGCCGGGTATGGCAGCCGGCTTACCACAAATGGGACGGTATGGTCAATGCTGATTCGCTGGGCGGAAGAGGAAATGGCCGTTTACGGTTGAGTAATTTTATGAAATATACGGTATGGAAAGGGCTGAAAGGCGATATCCGGAATAGCAATTTCAATATACGCAGGACAACCAATTATAATCGTCCGAATTTCAGCGCAGAAATTGGTGTTGATGCGGATGGTTATCGGGTTGCAAAAGGTGCAGGAACTAAAAACATCGTCATTAAAACCGGAGATAAGGTCGTTCCTTTCCGTACCGATAGTTTGGAAGTCTGGTATCCATTTCCAACGAAATGGGGTGGTTATGATCCACTCGATGATTTTGGTTATGCGCTGGTGAAAGACTGGCCAGTCATGAGATTTGGAGAAACCTATTTGCTGCGTGCAGAAGCTCGGTTGCGGCAGGGAAATGCAGCCGGTGCGGCGGAGGATATCAATAAGCTGCGTGATCGATCATTTAAAGCAGCACGCGCAGAGTCTGGTAATAATCAGTTAGGTAAAGTGGCCTCAAGTGATTTGACGGTAGATTTTATCTTAGATGAACGCGCCAGAGAACTGATTTCAGAAGAGAACCGTCGGATGACTTTAGTCCGAACCAATAAACTGAAAGAACGGATTTTACGCAATGGGGATGCGGGACCTGCAAATAAGATAACAACTGGTTTTCAGGATTATAATGCTTTATTACCTATCCCCTTAAGTGAAATTCAGCTGAACAATAAAGACGGTGACAACCTGAAACAAAATATGGGCTATAAATAG